The sequence AGGAACCCCAGGTGTAGATTTCTGGCAAGAGATGGTGTCAGGACTAGTGGTGAAAGATAATAGGGTAGTGGGAGTCAAAACTGGCATTGGCTTAGAAATCAAAGCCAAATCAGTGGTCTTAACCAATGGAACCTTCCTAAATGGACTTATTCACATCGGAGAAAAACAGTTTGGCGGAGGCCGAACAGGGGAAGTTGCAGCTAAAGGGATTACCGAGCAATTGGTAGACTTGGGCTTTGAAGCAGGAAGAATGAAGACCGGAACACCGCCTAGGGTAGATGGAAGGTCTTTGGATTATTCTAAAATGGAAGTCCAGCATGGAGATGAAAAGCCAGAGAAATTCTCATTCTCGGACGAAACCTCACCGCTTAAAGAACAACGTACCTGCTGGATTACATATACCAACAAGGAAGTGCATGAAACACTGGAAACAGGATTTGATCGTTCTCCAATGTTTAATGGCCGCATTCAAGGTTTAGGTCCACGGTATTGTCCATCCATTGAAGATAAAATAAACCGATTTGCCGAAAGGGACCGGCATCAGATATTCGTGGAGCCAGAAGGATGGAATACAGTAGAGATATATGTCAATGGTTTCTCGACATCACTTCCAGAAGATGTCCAGTATAAGGCCATTCGTAAAATAGCAGGGTTCGAGAATTGCAAAATGTTCCGTCCAGGATACGCCATCGAATACGACTTCTTCCCACCTACACAACTTAAACTTACCTTAGAAACGCAGCTCGTAGAGAACCTATTCTTTGCTGGCCAGATCAATGGAACCACAGGCTACGAAGAAGCAGGATGCCAAGGGCTGATCGCAGGGATCAATGCCGCAAGAAAAGTGAAGGAAGAAAGTCCATTCTTACTAAAAAGATCTGACGCCTATATCGGTGTCCTCATCGACGATCTTATCAATAAAGGCACCGAAGAACCCTATCGAATGTTTACCTCCAGAGCAGAATTCAGATTGCTTCTTCGTCAGGATAATGCAGATTTAAGGTTAACGGCATTGGGTCACTCCATAGGCCTCGCTTCTGATAAGCGCCTGGAAAAAATGCTGGACAAGAAAAATGATACGGCTAAACTGATCAATGATCTAAAACAGAAAAAGCTCAGTCCGGACAGCATCAATGAAGGACTGGAGGAAAAGGATACGGCAACGATCAAAGAGAAAATTACCGTAGAAAAACTCCTTAAACGACCTCAACTGGGCCTAACCGCCATCAAAGACTTAGATCAGGAAATAAATCAATACTTATCCAAATACCCTCAAGAGGTACTGGATCAAGCGGAGATACAAGTAAAATACAATAGCTATATCGAAAAGGAACAGCAAATGGTAGAGAAGCTCAACAGCATGGAAAATTATAGAATTCCAAGCGAGTTTGATTACCTCACCATTCCTGCTTTGTCCGCAGAAGGAAAACAAAAATTACATAAAATACGGCCAGAAACATTGGGCCAAGCATCCAGGATCAGTGGAGTTTCTCCAGCAGACCTGTCCATTCTCACGGTTTATTTAGGAAGATAACATGTACGAAAGATTAACCAAATGTCCACTTTGTCAAAGTGGACTTTTTATTAATCATATGGTGGTAAAGGATCACAGTGTGTCCAAGGAATCTTTTAGTATTTGCAAGTGTAAAAATTGTCAATTGCTTTTTACTAATCCCAGACCAGATGCATCCAGTATCAGTCAATATTACCAATCCAACGATTATATTTCCCATACGGATAAATCCACCAATCTGGTCAATTTTATATACAAGCAGGTTAGAAAAATAACCTTGCAGCAAAAAGTCAATTGGATCAATAAATACACAAACCATCCGAATAGGCTCCTGGATTTTGGTTGTGGCACAGGACACTTTTTAGAATATGCCCAATCCAAGCAGTGGGAAGTTGTTGGCTACGAACCCAGCACAGAAGCAGCAGCCGTTGCTAAATCAAAGTTTAACCTGAAACTCTATTCGGAATTACCGGAACTGGCCACAGAAAAAAAGTTCGATGCCATCACCCTTTTCCATGTCTTAGAACACATCCATGACTTAAAGGGAACCATGGAATTTCTTCTCAGCAAGTTGAAAAAACGGGGTACACTATATTTAGCAGTACCGAACAATGCCTCTTACGACGCCACGTTATTTAAAGAGGATTGGGCAGCACTAGATGTACCAAGGCACCTGTACCACTTCACTCAGGAAACCATGCACCAATTGGCTAAGCAATATGCCCTTAAAATAGTAGCAGAAGAGCCCATGCCTTTTGATAGTTATTATGTCTCCATTTTATCAAACAGTATAAAGTATAATAAGAAAAATCTTATTAAATCAATAATTACTGGTTTTAAATCAAATAAATTAGCTAAAAACAATAAAAATAACTATTCCAGCATATTGTTTATATTGAAAAAGAAATGAGCAATAGAAATCACTATATCCCCATATTCTCCTTACTTATAGGCATTATTTTCTGTTATGCCTGTGCAAAACAAAGTTCTCCCATGGGCGGCCCAAAGGATGAAGATCCACCAGTGCTACTTTCTTCAAATCCTAAGGATCAAAGCTTAAATACGAAGCCTGAAAACGTAACATTGGTTTTTGATGAATATATCAAAACCGAAAACCCACAACGAAATGTCATCATCACTCCGAGCCTGGACAAAAGCAAAATGGAATTCCTAGCCCTGAAAAATGAACTCCGCATCAAAATAGGGCAGGAACTGGAAGACAGCACCACGTATGTTTTTAACTTCCAAAAAAGCATTCAGGACATTTCGGAAAGCAATCCATCCGAAAACCTAAAATTGGTATTTTCTACTGGAGATATGATAGATAGCCTACGGTTCATAGGAAAAGTAGCTTATATATTTCCTCAGAAAACACCAGACATGGAAGATGTCATCGTCGGATTATATCGTATTGAGGATGACACCATGGATGTCTTTTCTGATCCTCCCTATTATCTCACCCAAACAGACTCTGCAGGAAACTTTGAAATCACCAATATCAAAGCAGGAAAATACCGGGCGTACGCTTGGCATGATGCCAATAACACCTCCAAGGCAGAAGACAAGAGCGAACCTTACGGATTTATTGCAGACACCATTAACATCATGAAAGATGTGGCGGGCAGTTATTTTAACTTATACAAAGGGGACCTATCAGAATTCAAAATCAACAGGACCACTGCCATTGGAAGCACTTTTGATGTGGTGTTAAGCAAATACCCAGCTAAACTTACCGTTACACATCCTGACCTGGGGAAATCACTATTCTACCGTATCAATGAAAAAAACATACGGTTTTATCACACTACGTTAAGAGATGACAGTACCCAAGTATCGTTAAGCTTGCGTGATTCAGTAGGCTTTGGAGTGGACACTACTTTCTATGCTTCATTTATGTCAAGTGATAGAAGAAGTGAAAACCTAACCCCCACCATGGACAAAAACAAGGAGTTTATTTCCAATATCAAAACATCGATTTCCTTTAACAAGCCCATTAAAGACATCGTCTATGATTCCCTGTTTATCCAGTATGATTCGGCCTCTTATATCAATATCAAGCCGGAGTACCTATCATTTAAAGACAGCAGCTTACGGGCTACCATCCTCATGGACATCCCAGTATTGGACAGTATCCAAAAGACCAGTTTCCAATTCTATGCTTCGGATTCCACCTTCATTGACATAGAAGATCAAATAAACGAAAAGGCTATCAAAACTACCTTTAGCAGACAAGATCCTGAGAATCTAGCGGACGAAGTCACGGGAAAAGTCATGGCTGAAGAATGGCCTATTTTGGTCCAACTCCTCTCAAAGGACGGCACCATTATCAGAGAAACCGTCTTAGAGCAGGACCAACAAACCTACAGTTTTAAGAAAATCAAAGCGGGGGAATACATGGTCAGGGCCATTATCGATCGTAATAAGAATGGCCAGTGGGATCCAGGAAACTATATTGAACGACGACAACCTGAACCTGTTTACTATTATTTCGATAATGAAAACATGTCGTATAACATTCTTCTAAGAGGAAAATGGACCAACCAAAACATCAACATTCT comes from Echinicola vietnamensis DSM 17526 and encodes:
- the mnmG gene encoding tRNA uridine-5-carboxymethylaminomethyl(34) synthesis enzyme MnmG, which codes for MFPEYDVIVVGGGHAGCEAAHAAAKMGCSVLLCTMNMNTIAQMSCNPAIGGVAKGQIVREIDALGGMTGIISDKSMIQFRMLNRSKGPAMWSPRSQNDRMRFAEEWRFALEGTPGVDFWQEMVSGLVVKDNRVVGVKTGIGLEIKAKSVVLTNGTFLNGLIHIGEKQFGGGRTGEVAAKGITEQLVDLGFEAGRMKTGTPPRVDGRSLDYSKMEVQHGDEKPEKFSFSDETSPLKEQRTCWITYTNKEVHETLETGFDRSPMFNGRIQGLGPRYCPSIEDKINRFAERDRHQIFVEPEGWNTVEIYVNGFSTSLPEDVQYKAIRKIAGFENCKMFRPGYAIEYDFFPPTQLKLTLETQLVENLFFAGQINGTTGYEEAGCQGLIAGINAARKVKEESPFLLKRSDAYIGVLIDDLINKGTEEPYRMFTSRAEFRLLLRQDNADLRLTALGHSIGLASDKRLEKMLDKKNDTAKLINDLKQKKLSPDSINEGLEEKDTATIKEKITVEKLLKRPQLGLTAIKDLDQEINQYLSKYPQEVLDQAEIQVKYNSYIEKEQQMVEKLNSMENYRIPSEFDYLTIPALSAEGKQKLHKIRPETLGQASRISGVSPADLSILTVYLGR
- a CDS encoding class I SAM-dependent methyltransferase — translated: MQQKVNWINKYTNHPNRLLDFGCGTGHFLEYAQSKQWEVVGYEPSTEAAAVAKSKFNLKLYSELPELATEKKFDAITLFHVLEHIHDLKGTMEFLLSKLKKRGTLYLAVPNNASYDATLFKEDWAALDVPRHLYHFTQETMHQLAKQYALKIVAEEPMPFDSYYVSILSNSIKYNKKNLIKSIITGFKSNKLAKNNKNNYSSILFILKKK
- a CDS encoding Ig-like domain-containing domain: MSNRNHYIPIFSLLIGIIFCYACAKQSSPMGGPKDEDPPVLLSSNPKDQSLNTKPENVTLVFDEYIKTENPQRNVIITPSLDKSKMEFLALKNELRIKIGQELEDSTTYVFNFQKSIQDISESNPSENLKLVFSTGDMIDSLRFIGKVAYIFPQKTPDMEDVIVGLYRIEDDTMDVFSDPPYYLTQTDSAGNFEITNIKAGKYRAYAWHDANNTSKAEDKSEPYGFIADTINIMKDVAGSYFNLYKGDLSEFKINRTTAIGSTFDVVLSKYPAKLTVTHPDLGKSLFYRINEKNIRFYHTTLRDDSTQVSLSLRDSVGFGVDTTFYASFMSSDRRSENLTPTMDKNKEFISNIKTSISFNKPIKDIVYDSLFIQYDSASYINIKPEYLSFKDSSLRATILMDIPVLDSIQKTSFQFYASDSTFIDIEDQINEKAIKTTFSRQDPENLADEVTGKVMAEEWPILVQLLSKDGTIIRETVLEQDQQTYSFKKIKAGEYMVRAIIDRNKNGQWDPGNYIERRQPEPVYYYFDNENMSYNILLRGKWTNQNINILPSPASGILQVTTDNTPTDTIPKEQNSAEGL